The genomic region CAGGTCTTTTGTACATATTAAGATTTAAGATTCATAAAACAACCTCTTACATTCACAAAAgaacctctcagattcacaaaaataAGATAACCAAATAAGATGTCCATATTTTTGGAAACCAATAAATAATATGTTGCCAAACTAAAAGACTGCTCCTTTCAAAATTGTCAGTGTCTTCTTCAATCATCATATCTATTTCTCAAGGCTTAAGAAGACTCTTTCCTTCATTCTTCATCCTCATCCCCTTCCTCTTCTACTTCTTCGTCCGCTAGCTCTCCCTACGTAAAAGACACAATTTGGAATTAGAAAGATGTTTACAAACATTAGatgtacaataataaaagtgAGGATCATGCAAAATTGGGTGACACGACGTGAATCACATTCATATAAGCCAACTGTTGTCATTTATGTTACAAAGTGAGGAATTATATCAGGTTACTACATACAATCGTCTCATTTCGTGATTCACAAATAAAGATATGTGATTCACATAACAAGACCAGAATTCACAAATTAAGACTGGGATTCACAAAGCAACCTCGGGATTCTCAAATTAAGataaaagataaataaaataCTTGATTAATATCGATGTAGTTGCGTAGATGAATACAAACCCGATTCTTTGGAGGAAGGTCTGCAAAATCATATGGACAATTCCTTTTGTCGTGGTTGCCCTTGCGCTTACAGTTAGCACACAACCTTTTTGCTTTTTCCGCCTTCTTGATTGCCTTATTTTTCTTGCTCACCAACCGTTTACCACAGCCTTTGTTCCTAGACACATTAGGCGGTAAGATGTTGGTTTCTTCCGGAACCTTGCGGCCAGagagaagctcaatctgttgttgttTTGTCAACGGTTGAGTGTTTCCCTCTAGTTTTGTCCTGAATTCCTTGATTAACTTGGCAAACTCTCTCACATCCGACTCTTCTTTCCTTTTGAGCATACCAACAGTTAACTGAATCTCAGACCACACCACAGACATTCCAATCTGTTTTGTGTTGGTATTGTTGTATTTCTCTAACAGATTCCCATTCCAATCATAAACGTCACTTTTGAGTGCATTCTTGCTCCACCTTTGCAAAATATATTTATCAGGTATGTCCTTAAACTTTCCCGAACAAACCCAAATGATGTGACTGCATAAAATACCTCTCCTTTCAAACAGTTTACATGTGCACCTTACATCATTCGTGCTTCTACTGCACTCAACTGCAAATTTTAGTCCTTTCTTTGCATCCTCAACTAACGACACTTCAAAGTTCGTCACAGGATCTGGCGGAGTGTATCCAACCAAACTGCAGGTATTTATTGAAAGCTTCACCTGGTTTTGGAACTCATAGAACATCGCATGGGTATAGCTTCTCACTGCTTGTGTCTCCCATTTTGACCCATACAGTGTTTCAGGGATTGAATTCGCATTCTCCTCTTCACGGAGCTTCAGCAGGTGCATTTGGTGGTCAGTGGCGCTTTCATAGCGCACCAAGAACTCAGTTAATGTCCCGTATTTGTTTTCAAACCGCTCAAAGAAACTATTAGCACTCTCTGACCTTTGTGTAGTTCGTAGTAAACCgcccattggcacatttttcGAAATAAGCGGGTATCCATGTGTGTGTCTATCGAACTTCCCATTCAACCACGTATTGTCTTCCAAGGAGAAATCGTTCATGACTTTAAGCCACTTCTCTTCAAATTCCCCGGGCTCCAGGTCATCGTCCCATACAACACCGTTCAGACAGGTTAAAAAGTCGGTATCTCTACAAATTTTACTCCCAACCTTGTCGGTTATTTTCTTcatgatgtgccacatgcaaaatcgaTGTTTCGCTGTTTTGAACTTAGCTGCAATGAACAAAATCAAATTATCGACCGTCACCATCATTTTATAATAACTAAATTCACGCAGTTTCACATAACAAAGTCATACGATGCACTATTATGTAAATCTCAAGTCTTATCCTCAGATTCGGACTATACATcatatagcttattttgtgaatcctatagcttaTTTTATAAATCTGGggggttattttgtgaatctcatgtcTTAACCTCGGattcagactatataaattttGTGCCTTATTCGCGATATAAGTACGTGAAACATATTTTTACCCCAGTTTCACAAATTCATGATCTAGTTTCGCATAATAAGCACTACGATTCacataaacaaaaaaccaaacaaattattACAACCATCATATTTTCCAGTGCCAACTAGAATCAACAAAACAAATGTAGGATTCACAATTTAATATGAAGTTTCACAAGTTAATAGGTACGATTTGCAAATTTCAGAAACATACCGAATCGCTTTAATTATTCCGGGTCTTCGTCGGTGATTATGTAGTTGGGCTCTTTCCCACCCATAGCGCTTTAAACCGGTCAAATACCCACATGAATGACTCATCGTTTTCATGTTCTATAAGCGCACATGCAAATGTGATTGACCTTTTATGATGGTCAATGCCCGTGAAAGGCGTGAACGTCATGTTGTACTTGTTTGTACCATAAGTTGGGTCGTATGAAACTCCATCCCCAAACAGAGCATACGCTCTTTGCATGTCACAATTCGTCCAGAAAATCCTTGTCAATGCATTCTTGGAATCTTTTTCATAAACAAAGTGGAGCCCTTTTGTTTCAGCTAGGGTGTCTAAGCGTGATTTGAACATTTCCCCATCATGACTGTTCATTAGACACTTCATTTCCctctgaaaatttttgaattgctTGACTGTTGCCCCGACATTTTGAAAACCACCCAATTGTTGAGTGCATAGTTGGTGTGTTAAGCTAGGACCAACATTTGCTTTTGAATTGTCGACAATCATTTGCATATGAAATTCATTGATATTTTcagcaagtttctcaaattccttatttttcacaacatcaagcgggtgattgtgaccctcaatAAACACGTCAACCATGTACTTGTTCTCATGGAACTTGAACTTTATCATTCTTTGGACAGCCCCACCTTCTAATCTTTGTTATTCTTGTGGTTGACCCTTTGTTGGAACTCTCTGCCTCTCCTCCACCTTTTTTCACCCTACGTTTAGCAGTTGGTTTGTTCGGTTTGCTCTTTGTACTACCTATTTCTGTTATTTCTGATGCAACGGATTCATCCGCCTTTTTTGCAACACCAGTTAGGGCAGGTCGTCTTTTCTTCTTATTACTGACCTTCCCGATTGCAAACCATGCACTTTGTTCGATAATATCATCACGAAACCTTTTGCTTGAAGATTTCCTTGATTTAAACCCACAAGCAACGGCGTACGTTTCATAAAACAGCATCGCTGAGTCTAAGTCAATAAATGTTTTCCCAATCGCTGGTGTAAACTTTTCATCAATCCTATTTATCCATTGTTGGCTGCCACTCGGTGTGTAAGTTATAAgagtagtaggtgtggaaatagttggtACTGTAGGGCTTGTTAACACAAAGAGAGGTAGAAGCTTCACCGCAATTAACATTGGAATCAACAACTGAAAAttgtagattcacaaaataagccaaAAGTGCAAGATAGGAGATTAACAAATAAAGTTCCACAATATTAGCATATAAGGTTCATAATCTATGCCACAAACCAAGTTTCAGGATCTTATAGTCTATATTTCAATAGATAACCTACTAGATTCAAATAATTAGCTCTTATATTTACAAAATAAgcactctgattcacaaaatagacAATGTTAAACAATCTCTGCCACAAACCAAGCTTCATAATCTTATAGTCTATATTCACTAAATAACCTATCAAATTCACATAATTAGctcttatattcacaaaataagctatctgattcacaaaataaggagaatagcaaaacaatctcaaaaaaataacatctcaaattcataaaagattgatgtttcttcggttcaattagtaagttttgccAAAAAGAGCAACATAGGAGATTCACaaatcaagtttcacaatattagcaTCTAAGTTCCTCTGTCACAAACCAAGTTTCGGGATATTAGTCTATATttttcaaaataacctctcagatgcacaaaattagctcctagattcgcaaatAAACTTCCCAGATTCACAAAACCAGACCAAAATAACgtctcaaattcataaaatagGGACAAAACAGAATACCGGTTGCACTAGCACTCTTATCGAGTCATTTTGTAGTATCAGGAGTTAGACCTGCAACATTAGCAGGAACACTATAATAAGTAGGACGAAATTGATAAATTTTGATCAAATTCAGGATATTATAGCATACATTCACGAAATAACTTATCAGATTTACAAAATTCActcttagattcacaaaataacctcacatattcacaaaatcaggaTAATAgcgaaaaaaaaaggagattacCTGTTTCAACAGCAATATTATCACCAGTTACTGTAATGTCTGTAATCTCCATTGAAATTGAAGCTGCAACGTCAATTTGAGCCTTATTAGATCTTATATTAACAAATACAGTTTCACGATAATAATgtttcaaattaacaaaatagtAGGAACACCATAATAAGTATGAATACAAGGACAACCATAGATAAGAAAGCATGCAATATTACTGATACAAGACAATTAAAGCATTCAATGGTGCGGACTTGTGCAAACTTTTTTAATTTGTCATCTTATTTAGTTTTAATCTTACCCAGgttgtatatattagttatttaagtttcacaaaataaccttctagttgcacaaactagggtccaagattcactaactataggctgagattcagaaaataaggcccaagattcagaaaataaggcccaagattcacaaactagggtctgaggttcacaaactagggtccaagattcacaaactagggtccaagattcactaactataagaaataaataaattgcatcagtaacgtttaacaacagagattcagaaaataaggcccaagattcactaactataggctgagattcaccaaataaaatccgagattcactaaataaagtatcagattattagttcaaataattaaaaaaaaaaaattggtgaagattatgaattcacttttaagaaaaggtcaggttgtatgtatctagatattttgttgatttgttaataACAGTTCCATTCCCAAGAAAAGGACATTGAACAATCAAGCATTCAATCAAAAAATTTAATATATGGGTAATGTGAACAGCACTTTGTTGTGATTGTGCCAAATACAAGGCCTATAAATATCTAATTTCTGAAACATAATAGTATATACCAATAACCTATCTTCTCTCTTCtgtaaaacattttaaaaatccctattgcacacaatgtctcatttatttgtatttCCCTATACTTGTGTTTTGGCGAATGTTCCAGGTTATATGAATAAAAAAGGGAAGTATGTTTGTCCTGACCTCTCTAAATTGGCAGATTGTTTAATGAGCCAAGGTTATGAGATAGAGTCTTTGGTGCCTGTTATCTGCAGGCAGACTTGTCATTTTATGGGATTAGTACTAATTCAATTTGGCACAAATGACAATGGTGCAAAATGTGCTTTTAAGTTGCGGAGGAGAAGTTCGAGCAATTTGGGCGTACTAGATCCGAATGGTGGCTACCTATTCCCGAGTTCGGGGGCCCTTTCTATGGGTAGCATCAAGGCTTGATTCACAATATTTTAACTACACTCCAGTATGTAGAAGAGTCCCATATTCATCTAAACACGCAGGAAGATCACTCGCTGATGCAGATGAACGGTGCACCTATAGCTATATCAATATTGCTCTATGTGCATTGCCTCGAACAAATAGGGGTGattgataaactaaacaaatatcatatcttgtttaatttttcagcttttcagtttattttatttttgaatgttgttgtttagttaattcgaaagccatgaacctgcgaaattttatgtgatgaaaaattacaagatttttaagttttctgaatattatatttagctcttatattcacaaaataagcacTCTAATTCACAAAATAGACAATGTCAAACAATTTCTGCCACGGTCCAAGTTTCAGGATATTATAGAcagtttatattttcaaaataacctctcagatgcacaaaattagctcctagattcgcaaaataacctctcagattcacaaaaccagaACAGTCTATATTTTtaaaataacctctcagatgcacaaaattagctcctagattcgcaaaataacctctcagattcacaaaacgtAACAGtctatattttcaaaataacctctcgatgcacaaaattagctcctagattcgcaaaataaCCTCTCGATTCACAAAACGAACAGTtaatattttcaaaataacctctcagatgcacaaaattagctcctagattcgcaaaataacctctcagattcacaaaaccagaacaaaataacgtctcaaattcataaaatagGGACAAAACAGAATACCTGTTGTAATAGCACTATTATCAGGAGTCGTTGCAGTATCAGGAGTTAGACCTGCAACATCAGCAGTAATACCATAATAAGTAGGGCGAAATTGATTATATTTGATCAAATTCAGGATATTATAGCCTACATTCACGAAATAACTTCTCAGATTTACGAAATAACTTCTTAGATTCACAATATAACCtcacatattcacaaaatcaggaGAATAGCAAAACAGCTTCATAAAATAGCGAAAAAACGGAGATTACCTGTTTCAACAACAGTATTATCACCAGTTACTGTAATGTCTGTAATCTCCATTGAAATTAAAGCTGCAACGTCAATTTGAGCCTTATTAATGAATGAATTATAATCAATtaatgaatgaattaacaaaatcaacaaattttACACCGCGAATTCCGAAATTGCTCAATTGCTCAGTTTTGATCGAATTCAAACCCTAAACTAACGAAATACTTCAGTTTTGATCCTTATAAATTTACAAAACAGTTCGATTTTGTTCAAATTTGATCATTATATCATCAATTAATGAACGAAgttaagaaaatcaatttttcatcaaataatatgaaattaccTGGAAATTACCTCGAAATCTTCTTAGAAATCGATTAATTTGATGAATTTCGCCTCTTTGATTGTCAAAATTTGATTAATATGATGAAATCGTCTCACAAATTTGATGATATTTTAGCTCTCTTTGAAATCGACGCCCAAATTGAGTGTTTTTGTATAACGTGAAAGCTCATTAGTTTTGGAAGGAAAGAA from Silene latifolia isolate original U9 population chromosome 3, ASM4854445v1, whole genome shotgun sequence harbors:
- the LOC141649153 gene encoding protein FAR-RED IMPAIRED RESPONSE 1-like, which produces MVTVDNLILFIAAKFKTAKHRFCMWHIMKKITDKVGSKICRDTDFLTCLNGVVWDDDLEPGEFEEKWLKVMNDFSLEDNTWLNGKFDRHTHGYPLISKNVPMGGLLRTTQRSESANSFFERFENKYGTLTEFLVRYESATDHQMHLLKLREEENANSIPETLYGSKWETQAVRSYTHAMFYEFQNQVKLSINTCSLVGYTPPDPVTNFEVSLVEDAKKGLKFAVECSRSTNDVRCTCKLFERRGILCSHIIWVCSGKFKDIPDKYILQRWSKNALKSDVYDWNGNLLEKYNNTNTKQIGMSVVWSEIQLTVGMLKRKEESDVREFAKLIKEFRTKLEGNTQPLTKQQQIELLSGRKVPEETNILPPNVSRNKGCGKRLVSKKNKAIKKAEKAKRLCANCKRKGNHDKRNCPYDFADLPPKNRVCIHLRNYIDINQGELADEEVEEEGDEDEE
- the LOC141649154 gene encoding protein FAR1-RELATED SEQUENCE 5-like, which produces MIVDNSKANVGPSLTHQLCTQQLGGFQNVGATVKQFKNFQREMKCLMNSHDGEMFKSRLDTLAETKGLHFVYEKDSKNALTRIFWTNCDMQRAYALFGDGVSYDPTYGTNKYNMTFTPFTGIDHHKRSITFACALIEHENDESFMWVFDRFKALWVGKSPTT